A stretch of the Sylvia atricapilla isolate bSylAtr1 chromosome 30, bSylAtr1.pri, whole genome shotgun sequence genome encodes the following:
- the LOC136373081 gene encoding ephrin-A4-like — MVDREGYRGCYETPGAFKRWECNRPRAPFGPVRFSEKIQRFTPFSLGFEFQPGETYYYISVPSPESAGRCLKLRVTVCCRGTTPEPVTEVPNSQPRGRGGPEDVVPARGTAVPSQPCYPCLALLLLALLRI; from the exons ATGGTGGACCGGGAGGGTTATCGCGGCTGCTACGAGACCCCCGGCGCCTTCAAGCGCTGGGAGTGCAACCGGCCCCGGGCGCCCTTCGGGCCTGTCCGCTTCTCCGAGAAGATTCAGCGTTTCACCCCCTTCTCGCTCGGCTTTGAGTTCCAGCCGGGGGAGACCTACTACTACATCT CCGTCCCCAGCCCCGAGAGCGCCGGGCGATGCCTGAAGCTGCGCGTCACCGTCTGCTGCCGAGGCACCA cGCCAGAGCCGGTGACGGAGGTGCCAAATTCGCAGCCCCGAGGGCGTGGGGGCCCCGAGG ATGTGGTGCCTGCCCGGGGTACCGCGGTGCCGTCACAGCCCTGCTACCCGTGCCTGGCgctcctgctcctggccctgctccgGATCTGA